GGGAGAGTGCAGTGGAGGTCTCGATGGTATCGGCGGTGAAATTCTTCCATATGTCCTGATTTGCCCGAAGACGGCCCAGTACGGGAGCATAGAACTTCTCAAGTTGCTCCTTTGCGCTTTGTTTTCTTTGTTTGGGTCTCTCGGTCGCGAATAGCGTAACTATGATAACTAAAAGAGGAAAAACAGTACCTTTCACTATTTCCCAAACTATTTCCAACCATGAACCCCGTGTGCTCTTTTGACCGCCAATGCTGTCAATCTTTGTAGTAAGGTTCGAGATAGCTGTTATCAGATCAGTGTCCACGACTTCCGCACAAAAATTTCCAGATATGGCCTCGCGGTCCTTGGCAGGTTTGCTGTCTCTTGCGATCCGGGTATTTAGGGTGGAGATTTCCTTCGTAAGGTCTTGGATGGTTTTCTCTAACTGGCCATAGCTTTGAGGCGTTGTTGGAGGTGTGCTACGGTGAATCTCTGTGAGAGCGCCCAGGGTCCTAGCAATGCAGGTGATATCCCCTGAATTGGCTGCGATGCTGGCTTTCAGTTGGTCATACTGAGAAGAATGCGAGGGGCTCTCTGAAGGCCATGCAAGCCCTGGGCTGGTGAGTAGTGTTGTGACTATGACAATGACCAAGAGGGGAGGGGGTAGCGCGGAACGATCCCTATGCTGGACGAGCTGGTACATTTCGAACCTCCACCGCACGGGAGAATTCATAGCTCACATGATAGGAATGCGGTTCTATGCTAGGGCATCGCGCACGGCATTCTACTCATGGGCGTGGTTTTTCACAAGTCACTGATGGGGCAGGCGCGATAGTTTTCTGGTCACTTATGGGGTATACAGAGAATAAAGACCTTGTACTCTCCGCCGCAACATCGCTGCAATACCAGCTATGCACGTCACGAGGCGCTTTCGTGCGTGTTCAAGGTTGGCCATCGTTAGCAGCATCCGCAAACCATTCTATTGCTGCCTGGTTACAAAATGGGGCCGAACCAGATAATGGACATATTTGCCCAGGAAGAATGTAGGAGAACAATCGATCGCTTCGCAGAGTTGATCAATAGTGGCATCTTTAATGATGGCAATCGAAAACATGTGCTGTTTTGGTCGGCCTTCATTGAGCTAATGATTTGCCTCCGTGATCTGCTGGAAAAGTCCCGCAAATACGCAATGCGCGTTTCCTTTACGGATGATATCCTGCCGAATGATTACGTGAAGGATGTGCATGATGCGGTAGTCGCGATGAGGGACGCTGGTTGCCATATCGATTCGTATAAGAAGCACCTCAATAGGCCACAATACCGGGCCTCGTTCATGGTTGTGCGAGGAAAGGGCCGACTACTTAATATAGGCGGCATTGAACTCTCAGCAGATTATGAAGACGATCTGGCATTCTTTCATGGCATAAACCGTCTCTACATGAGACGACACATCATCCGAGCCTTCGAAGAAGCCAAGGCTTTGCTAAGCCCGCTCATGACGGAAATTCAACTTGCAGATAAACCACCGGCAGCAACCACTGATTAAATGCTGGCCAGGGTATGTGGTAAGGGGGACGGTATGTGGTGCTGAATCCGGTGCGCGCGCGCCTCACTCGCAAGCCGGAGACGTATGCCTGCTCGAGTTATCGGGCGACCGCGGGGCTCACGCCTGTTCCGCCCTATCTGACCGTGGAGTTGGTGCTCCCGCAGTTTAGGCGAAAGCGGGCTGCTGCGGAGACCTGTTCTTCTATCGCTTCTGCTGTGTTAACCGTTTAAGTGCTTCCTGATAGACCGCGAGATCTTCCCGTTTTCCAATAGCGACGACTTCCACCAGGATCTCCTGGTCGATGATCCGGTACACGATACGGATCGATTTCTTGGCTGCGTAAAGTTTGTAGTAGCCGGTGAGATCGAGGCCAGCGCGATTGCCAAGATGTTCGCCAAGCCGTGGGGCGGTTTCGAGTTTCCTGAGCTGCTTTGCAACCGGTGCTTTCAGGGATCCATCAAGCTGTCGAAAGTCCTGGGCAGCTGCGACGGTCAGAACGACGCTATATCGCAACGCGCTGCTCCTTCAGCAACGACTCCAAGCTGACGGTTTTCTTGCCTTTCTTGCGTGCCCGCTGTGTCACCAGGCGATGGATCTCCATATGCTCCAACAAGTCGAGCGCCTCCGCCATCTTTTCATAGTCATCCACCGGCACGATCACAGCTTCCACCTGATTGTTCTTGAGGACGACGACTCGCCGCCGCTGCTGGGCCTTCAGCGCGGTCAGCACTTTTCCGAACGACCGCGCGACCCGAGATGCGCTGAGAATTTCTTCCTTCTTGTAGGCCACGGCCATGTGGTACCTCATGATTTGTTATGCGTGTAATATCGCGTACGATTATATGCAATCACAGACCAAAAATGCCATGTGATGTAAGGGGGAGAGATCCCCTTAAGTGATTCGAGTTCATGGCTCTCTCTGCTACCCTGTGATTCCTGACCCGAAGTTGGTTGAGCGGCTTGCGCGCTACCTTCCCAATCACGGCGTCTCGCCGGCACTCGAACCATTGAGAGGACAGTTGAGTAACCGATTGGGGTCAGTCATTGTCTTGACTTTCAAGTGCGCTGACTGGCTGTCACCTGCCATGGCGTGCCCCTCTTCACTATCGCATTGAGAATCGTGAGGCGCTTCCGCATGCAGGCTGTCAATGCCGGCTTCTCCGCCTGACACAAGCGAGCCCCCCGTGAGCACAACTCACGCACGAGATTGTTTCAGTGTCCGACAGGGCCGGTCGTTCGGTGCAGAGGTATGAAGCGCCGTGGCGCCGGGACATTCACGAGGCAGCTACTTCCGCTTTTTGGGGCTAGCCGGTGAAGAGGGAATATCGAGCGAACGGACAGGCGCTCGTGAGCCCGATTCTTTCATCCAGCGAAGGTCTGCTTCACAGGCTGCACGGTTTGGGTATGGCTTGGCGCACTCCGCCACAATTCGCCCATCGTTGTGATGAAGGCGCCACCGGAACTCTTTCCCTCGGTCACGATAAATTTCATAGAAGCCAAGGCGTGGCGCCGACGGAACACCGGGGAGCCCCAACGCTCCCCAATCGGGATGCGCCCGCAATTGTTCGCCGGTAATGCGTCCTGCCGCGCGGATTCCCTTGGGGGCACGGCCGAGCAGCGCTTGCACCTCGGCCATATCAACCGGCCGCTGGCGTAGCTTCGAGAGATCCATCACGCTGATCGAGATGTCCCCAAGGGGACCCTCGTGGGCGATCGGCACATCGACATAGACGATGGCCGTATCCTGGCGAGCAAGGCTGTGCCCCGGCTGCTGCGGCCGTGAAATCCCGCGAACCGATCGCGGATCGTTGAACGAATGCACGATCGCCGTCGTCCCTCCGACCGTGACCTCAGCGAGATAACTTCCCTCTAGGACTGGCCGTTGGACGGCCGGCCCTTCCAGCGGTTTCATGCCGGCGAGGCGGACTCCTTGTGCCGTGAATTCG
The Fimbriimonadaceae bacterium genome window above contains:
- a CDS encoding type II toxin-antitoxin system Phd/YefM family antitoxin; protein product: MRYHMAVAYKKEEILSASRVARSFGKVLTALKAQQRRRVVVLKNNQVEAVIVPVDDYEKMAEALDLLEHMEIHRLVTQRARKKGKKTVSLESLLKEQRVAI
- a CDS encoding DUF1508 domain-containing protein, with the translated sequence MSPHPQWRGQRRIRVALEFTAQGVRLAGMKPLEGPAVQRPVLEGSYLAEVTVGGTTAIVHSFNDPRSVRGISRPQQPGHSLARQDTAIVYVDVPIAHEGPLGDISISVMDLSKLRQRPVDMAEVQALLGRAPKGIRAAGRITGEQLRAHPDWGALGLPGVPSAPRLGFYEIYRDRGKEFRWRLHHNDGRIVAECAKPYPNRAACEADLRWMKESGSRAPVRSLDIPSSPASPKKRK
- a CDS encoding type II toxin-antitoxin system RelE/ParE family toxin is translated as MRYSVVLTVAAAQDFRQLDGSLKAPVAKQLRKLETAPRLGEHLGNRAGLDLTGYYKLYAAKKSIRIVYRIIDQEILVEVVAIGKREDLAVYQEALKRLTQQKR